The Fibrobacter sp. UWEL genome includes a window with the following:
- a CDS encoding GGDEF domain-containing protein, producing the protein MTLFNYIVWLIAFLAGVAAAFIAPESSVPLAGKFVFLGAWGAVLGFVLYTICKKKIESTENDFNENLMVLKENNMEFNGGISHDDDYGHQEDEEPAPAPAPMQDLPKGAISAKEALEQLETAAFSAGIPLDPWKNFARAVLKNRPFKEVIAPLQELLPQLFPKASGVLYMYAGTQADLHKVLSFGDQVISDDVIHPGECASFDAGDIVISDYSNPNLTGGCTHLHHHPKGVSFCAPIEGLEEHFGIFTMQTDVLPDQETVEDWHAKVSILATAFGLYVANQNLKVRFEQHSIRDTLTGLFNRRYMEESLQREVSAAARHKTPIGLIMLYPDAVNEIQSTRGRHAVEQLLWELGQRLPGYIRNEDIPCRFEGEMFCVILPGADLKITRQRAEKIRNEIAQLQIAYGDTILSTTLSMGVSVMPTHANDAASLLYAAQASMQYALQAGTNRVILADVLSQK; encoded by the coding sequence ATGACATTGTTTAATTATATCGTTTGGCTCATTGCGTTCTTGGCAGGTGTGGCTGCCGCTTTCATTGCTCCCGAGAGTTCTGTCCCTCTTGCTGGAAAATTCGTGTTTTTAGGAGCCTGGGGCGCCGTTCTGGGTTTTGTCCTCTACACGATCTGTAAAAAGAAGATCGAAAGTACGGAAAACGATTTTAATGAAAATCTCATGGTCCTGAAGGAAAATAATATGGAGTTCAATGGCGGCATCTCCCATGACGACGATTATGGTCATCAGGAAGATGAGGAGCCGGCTCCAGCTCCCGCCCCGATGCAGGATTTGCCCAAGGGTGCAATTTCTGCCAAGGAAGCTTTGGAACAGCTGGAAACAGCCGCATTCTCTGCTGGAATTCCTCTGGATCCCTGGAAAAATTTTGCCAGGGCTGTCCTTAAGAATCGCCCCTTCAAGGAAGTTATTGCTCCCCTTCAGGAATTGCTGCCTCAGCTTTTCCCCAAGGCTTCTGGCGTTCTGTATATGTATGCAGGAACCCAGGCTGACCTTCACAAGGTTCTATCCTTCGGTGACCAGGTCATTAGCGACGATGTTATCCATCCGGGCGAATGTGCAAGCTTTGATGCGGGAGACATTGTCATTTCCGATTATTCCAATCCTAACCTGACGGGTGGCTGTACTCACTTGCATCACCATCCCAAGGGAGTCTCTTTCTGCGCACCTATCGAAGGCCTTGAAGAACATTTCGGTATTTTTACCATGCAGACGGATGTACTTCCGGATCAGGAAACTGTGGAAGATTGGCATGCTAAGGTCAGCATCCTTGCTACTGCTTTTGGTCTGTATGTGGCTAACCAGAATTTGAAGGTTCGCTTTGAACAGCATAGCATTCGCGATACCCTGACGGGGCTGTTCAATCGTCGCTATATGGAAGAGTCCTTGCAGCGCGAAGTGTCCGCTGCTGCTCGACACAAGACTCCCATCGGTCTCATTATGCTCTATCCGGATGCTGTTAATGAAATCCAGAGTACTCGTGGTCGTCATGCGGTGGAACAGCTTCTGTGGGAACTGGGTCAGCGTTTGCCGGGTTACATCCGTAATGAAGATATTCCCTGCCGTTTTGAAGGTGAAATGTTCTGCGTGATTTTGCCGGGTGCTGATTTGAAGATTACTCGCCAGCGTGCTGAAAAAATCCGTAACGAAATTGCCCAGTTGCAGATTGCCTACGGCGATACCATTCTTTCCACGACCCTCAGTATGGGCGTTTCTGTAATGCCTACACATGCAAACGATGCAGCCTCCTTGCTGTATGCAGCTCAGGCCTCCATGCAATATGCCCTGCAGGCAGGCACGAATCGAGTGATTTTGGCAGACGTACTTTCTCAGAAGTAA
- a CDS encoding MMPL family transporter, protein MNQNKIEQFAARYVNFVEKHKWKSLLVIIAILVLSLIPTATKLKIHTDLATLLPKDTPSVIALEESYERFGSTDRFMIAIQAKDPYLVARLQDSVQAYIDANWQDDIITKPQVKNDNSFFTKNALIYLPVAHLERIRDNLEDIQLEIGRKNGPLVVDLLDDSSSNDSAATDAPKPAKKERIWFDANLPQALGLPDEAADAFDSFFKKKEETAKASKDDGPKRNLPKELKTRLMGEDKHDSTLFNGVVQCKLNRPSTDVDYVKHILLRSDTLLAKFRAVDYGQPVLMTVEGSYEGLNEVNDIMSDSTISMVIAVVLIFLIVAVFFRSAIKAPLIMLAQVLLACSLAMCFTTLYYGALNPFTVLVASIILGMGVDYSIHFMGTCQRWYTECGDLKVAMEKTVSHLMQPMALAAITTIAGLLSLLIAKFVGFYEFGVISAVGIFFSFVSAMFAMPVFIFVAGGLPPRPRNSFFPATWDDNRIKNFFKHGMIGALVFTIVIAFFLPNLEFEYNFKNLRRPPKENVETVKKSISTGNALASNRKSSTPAAVMSTRPELLDSLYDTLMVRMHQEHDSTLRSFLTLKTFLPSESDQEARMEVIDEIRDLAEARIFDRATGEDSANIAKLRQLAEEVHTFTVDSLPEWASDLLREKDGSVGRIGFIYGRYNSSDAREAAAWQDRFGHWQFGGEKLKVFSSQFILADVVRAVKYDSVRMAFVVLVVIILILAFSLRKFKLVVISAGSLIMGLFWSAGLLGLLNVLLGVGHIGIYNVVVVPAVLGLAIDSTIHLLVGWTQNKDMTVRSLVDNIGRLVMASSVTTAAGFAGALGVEHRGLRTIGELAVTSIIAFLIASLVFTIFFCITVLKKDSKN, encoded by the coding sequence ATGAATCAGAATAAGATCGAGCAGTTTGCTGCTCGTTATGTGAATTTTGTAGAAAAGCACAAGTGGAAAAGTCTGCTTGTCATTATTGCCATTCTCGTTTTAAGCCTTATCCCTACGGCAACCAAGCTCAAGATTCATACGGACTTGGCCACCCTGTTGCCTAAGGATACTCCCAGCGTGATTGCCCTGGAAGAATCTTATGAACGTTTCGGTAGCACGGACCGTTTCATGATTGCCATTCAGGCCAAGGATCCTTACTTGGTGGCTCGCCTTCAGGATAGCGTTCAGGCCTATATTGACGCCAACTGGCAAGATGACATTATCACCAAGCCGCAGGTGAAAAACGACAACAGCTTCTTTACCAAGAACGCCCTGATTTATCTCCCCGTCGCCCATCTGGAACGTATCCGCGACAACCTGGAAGATATCCAGCTGGAAATTGGACGTAAGAACGGCCCTCTGGTGGTGGACCTTCTGGACGACTCCTCCAGCAATGACTCCGCAGCTACGGACGCCCCCAAGCCCGCTAAGAAGGAACGCATTTGGTTTGACGCGAACTTGCCTCAGGCTCTTGGCCTTCCCGATGAAGCTGCCGATGCCTTCGATTCCTTCTTCAAGAAAAAGGAAGAAACCGCCAAGGCGTCCAAGGATGATGGTCCCAAGCGCAATCTGCCTAAGGAATTGAAAACCCGTTTGATGGGCGAAGACAAACATGATTCCACCCTCTTTAACGGTGTGGTCCAGTGTAAGCTGAACCGTCCTTCTACCGATGTGGATTATGTTAAGCACATCCTTCTCCGTTCTGATACTCTGTTGGCTAAGTTCCGTGCTGTAGACTATGGCCAGCCGGTTCTCATGACGGTGGAAGGCTCCTACGAAGGCTTGAACGAAGTGAACGACATCATGAGCGACAGTACCATCTCCATGGTCATTGCCGTAGTGCTCATCTTCCTCATTGTGGCCGTGTTCTTCCGTAGCGCCATCAAGGCTCCGCTGATTATGCTTGCCCAGGTTCTTCTGGCTTGCTCTCTGGCCATGTGCTTTACCACCCTTTACTATGGCGCCTTGAATCCCTTTACGGTGCTGGTGGCTAGCATTATTCTTGGAATGGGTGTGGACTATTCCATCCACTTCATGGGAACCTGCCAGCGCTGGTATACGGAATGTGGTGACCTGAAGGTGGCTATGGAAAAGACTGTGTCTCACCTGATGCAGCCCATGGCTCTTGCCGCAATCACTACTATTGCAGGCCTTCTTTCCCTGCTCATCGCAAAGTTTGTGGGTTTCTATGAATTCGGCGTTATCTCTGCTGTTGGTATTTTCTTCAGCTTTGTATCTGCCATGTTCGCCATGCCCGTGTTTATCTTTGTGGCGGGCGGTCTTCCTCCCAGACCTCGTAATTCCTTCTTCCCTGCAACTTGGGATGATAATCGCATTAAGAATTTCTTTAAGCATGGAATGATTGGCGCTCTGGTGTTTACCATCGTAATTGCGTTCTTCCTGCCCAACCTGGAATTCGAATACAATTTCAAGAACCTCCGTCGTCCTCCTAAGGAAAACGTGGAGACTGTCAAGAAGTCCATTAGCACGGGTAATGCGTTGGCTTCCAACCGTAAGAGTTCCACTCCTGCAGCCGTCATGTCTACTCGACCGGAACTTCTGGATTCCCTGTATGATACCTTGATGGTGCGCATGCATCAGGAACATGATTCCACTCTCCGTAGCTTCCTTACTTTGAAGACCTTCCTGCCTTCTGAATCCGATCAGGAAGCTCGTATGGAAGTCATCGATGAAATCAGAGATCTTGCGGAAGCTCGAATCTTTGATCGAGCTACTGGTGAAGATAGTGCTAACATTGCAAAGCTCCGTCAGCTGGCAGAAGAAGTCCATACCTTTACAGTGGATTCCCTGCCGGAATGGGCTTCGGACCTCCTCCGCGAAAAGGATGGCTCTGTAGGACGAATTGGCTTTATCTACGGTCGTTACAATAGTTCTGATGCTCGTGAAGCCGCTGCCTGGCAGGATCGTTTTGGTCATTGGCAATTTGGCGGTGAAAAGCTGAAGGTATTTAGCAGTCAGTTTATTTTGGCCGATGTGGTTCGTGCGGTCAAGTATGACTCTGTCCGTATGGCCTTTGTGGTTCTTGTCGTCATCATCCTGATTCTTGCATTCTCTTTGAGAAAGTTTAAACTGGTGGTTATCTCTGCCGGATCCTTGATCATGGGATTGTTCTGGAGTGCAGGTTTGCTGGGACTTTTGAACGTGTTGCTCGGCGTGGGCCATATCGGCATTTACAATGTGGTGGTGGTACCGGCCGTTCTCGGTCTTGCCATCGACTCTACCATCCACCTGCTGGTGGGTTGGACTCAGAATAAGGACATGACCGTTCGTTCTCTGGTGGACAACATCGGCCGTCTTGTAATGGCAAGTTCCGTAACTACCGCAGCTGGTTTTGCAGGTGCCTTGGGTGTGGAACATCGAGGCTTAAGAACCATCGGTGAGCTGGCGGTGACCTCCATTATTGCCTTCCTGATTGCCTCCCTGGTGTTTACCATTTTCTTCTGCATTACGGTGTTGAAGAAGGATTCCAAAAACTAA
- a CDS encoding TIGR03960 family B12-binding radical SAM protein, which yields MTILDKIALALPAVESPARYMGGEANSIVKDHSQMLARMAFVFPDKYEIGMSNNGIRILYHVVNKEPDLLCEVSFAPWEDMAKEMEKYDIPLYSYASYTPVKDFEVLAMSLQTELNFTNVPYVLDLSRVPVWSKDRREEDPIVVAGGPAMANPEPVADFFDAFQIGDGEELMVKFLRCVGEGRKAGLPRKQILENLSKLDGVYVPSLRPTVVNEFGDIVPAEPAAGPYEKTNGVRRQFIPVMDRKNYPIRNLIANMQLVHNRFSVEVMRGCAQGCRFCQAGIWYRPCRELDPDDVLEIAKEGIQATGERELGLLSLSTADYKPVEGLTDSIIDDPFFDTVDVSLPSIRVNAFGETLAQKISALKGGRSATFAPETGSERIRKMINKTISDQDMYNAAEHAFSSGFNKIKLYTMIGFPTENLEDMEAFCGLIENLVKIGRKYLRGCQIAVSMGILIPKSFTGLQWAPFMDKDTALKHIRFVRERFFKHPNVKVNWAGWEMSHLEAVYSRGDRRLAPVIYAAYKKGLTFESDAYRFNYDTWLQVWEECGYDTSWVYRTREKEEVFPWDYIHAGTTKQYLRREWEKAFKEDSAPVPNCKWGDCQKCGIPGFGAEIHLANNPVRHAAPSRTPEEIKKLVAERRPKQKDCFSYKITFKKTGLSRFLPHHNMLGFFERTFLCAGIPIKFSEGFSPKPRIVNMGALPLGLETYCEIISVELLKPLDITPEGLPETMKKLSAPFPRGMEIVNIEPLKDKLSKHFPKAMIYSFTPDVLDEAQANSIREKFSAKALPVMLNHRGQEINLNEHILDLQIQGKTILTKIKCNEMGGTASPFNIYAGLLGKDYDPKKVDDETRKFLIKKIAMDF from the coding sequence ATGACTATTCTCGACAAGATTGCCTTAGCTCTCCCTGCTGTTGAATCCCCCGCCCGCTACATGGGTGGCGAAGCCAACAGCATCGTCAAAGACCACAGCCAAATGCTCGCCCGTATGGCATTCGTGTTCCCCGACAAGTACGAAATCGGCATGAGCAACAATGGCATTCGAATTCTTTACCATGTGGTGAACAAGGAACCGGACCTGCTTTGCGAAGTCAGTTTCGCCCCCTGGGAAGACATGGCCAAGGAAATGGAGAAATACGACATTCCTCTGTACAGCTACGCCAGCTACACCCCCGTCAAGGATTTTGAAGTACTGGCAATGTCCCTACAGACCGAACTGAACTTCACCAACGTGCCCTACGTTCTGGATTTGTCCCGCGTTCCCGTATGGAGCAAGGACCGTCGAGAAGAAGACCCCATTGTTGTTGCTGGTGGCCCGGCCATGGCAAACCCGGAACCGGTGGCAGATTTCTTTGATGCCTTCCAGATTGGTGATGGCGAAGAACTGATGGTGAAGTTCCTCCGCTGCGTTGGCGAAGGACGTAAGGCAGGTCTTCCCCGCAAGCAGATTCTGGAAAACCTTTCCAAGCTGGATGGCGTTTACGTCCCCAGCCTCCGTCCCACTGTCGTAAATGAATTCGGTGACATCGTTCCCGCAGAACCTGCCGCAGGTCCTTACGAAAAGACCAATGGTGTGCGCCGTCAGTTCATTCCGGTCATGGACCGCAAGAATTATCCTATCAGAAACCTCATTGCCAATATGCAGCTGGTCCACAACCGTTTCAGTGTGGAAGTGATGCGCGGTTGCGCCCAGGGGTGCCGTTTCTGTCAGGCAGGCATCTGGTACCGTCCCTGCCGCGAATTGGATCCGGATGATGTCCTCGAAATTGCTAAGGAAGGTATTCAGGCTACTGGCGAACGCGAACTGGGACTGCTCAGCCTTTCTACAGCTGACTACAAGCCCGTAGAAGGCCTTACTGATTCCATCATCGATGACCCGTTCTTTGACACCGTGGACGTGAGCCTCCCCTCCATCCGCGTGAACGCATTCGGCGAAACCCTGGCTCAAAAGATTTCCGCACTGAAGGGCGGCCGAAGCGCTACTTTCGCTCCCGAAACAGGTTCTGAACGAATCCGCAAGATGATCAACAAGACCATCAGCGACCAGGACATGTACAACGCCGCAGAACACGCCTTCAGTAGTGGTTTCAACAAGATTAAGTTGTACACAATGATTGGCTTCCCCACCGAAAACCTGGAAGACATGGAAGCCTTCTGCGGCCTTATCGAAAACCTGGTAAAGATTGGTCGCAAGTACCTGCGCGGCTGCCAGATTGCAGTTTCTATGGGCATTCTTATTCCCAAGTCCTTCACAGGTCTCCAGTGGGCCCCCTTTATGGACAAGGATACCGCCCTGAAGCACATCCGCTTCGTCCGCGAAAGATTCTTTAAGCACCCCAACGTCAAGGTGAACTGGGCTGGCTGGGAAATGAGCCACCTGGAAGCCGTTTACAGCCGCGGCGACCGTCGTCTGGCACCCGTTATTTATGCGGCCTACAAGAAGGGTCTTACCTTCGAAAGCGACGCCTACCGTTTCAATTACGACACATGGCTTCAGGTGTGGGAAGAATGCGGCTACGACACCAGCTGGGTGTACCGCACCCGCGAAAAGGAAGAAGTATTCCCCTGGGACTACATCCACGCAGGCACCACCAAGCAGTACCTCCGTCGCGAATGGGAAAAGGCCTTCAAGGAAGACTCCGCCCCCGTGCCCAACTGCAAGTGGGGCGATTGCCAGAAGTGCGGTATTCCGGGCTTTGGCGCAGAAATCCATTTGGCAAACAACCCGGTGCGTCACGCAGCGCCTAGCCGCACTCCCGAAGAAATCAAGAAGCTGGTGGCAGAACGCCGCCCCAAGCAGAAGGACTGCTTCAGCTACAAGATTACTTTCAAGAAGACTGGTCTCAGCCGTTTCTTGCCTCACCACAACATGTTGGGATTCTTCGAGCGCACTTTCCTGTGCGCAGGCATTCCCATCAAGTTTAGCGAAGGCTTTAGCCCCAAGCCCCGCATCGTGAATATGGGCGCATTGCCCCTGGGTCTGGAAACCTACTGCGAGATTATCAGCGTGGAACTGTTAAAGCCTTTGGACATTACTCCCGAGGGTCTTCCGGAAACCATGAAGAAGCTTTCCGCCCCTTTCCCCCGCGGTATGGAAATCGTGAACATCGAGCCCCTGAAGGACAAGCTTTCCAAGCACTTCCCCAAGGCAATGATTTACAGTTTCACCCCCGACGTGTTGGATGAAGCCCAGGCCAACAGCATCCGCGAGAAGTTCAGCGCAAAGGCTCTCCCGGTGATGTTGAACCACCGCGGACAGGAAATCAACCTGAACGAACACATCCTGGATTTGCAGATTCAGGGAAAGACCATCCTTACCAAGATCAAATGTAACGAGATGGGCGGCACTGCCAGCCCCTTCAATATCTACGCAGGCTTGCTAGGCAAGGATTATGACCCTAAGAAGGTGGACGACGAAACCAGAAAGTTCTTGATTAAAAAGATCGCTATGGATTTTTAG